A window of the Clupea harengus chromosome 8, Ch_v2.0.2, whole genome shotgun sequence genome harbors these coding sequences:
- the LOC105911311 gene encoding sodium/calcium exchanger 1-like, producing MGCPSLGEHTTLEVVIEESYEFKNTVDKLIKKTNLALVVGSSSWREQFVSAVTVSAGDDDEEESGEERLPSCFDYIMHFLTVFWKVLFAFVPPTEYWNGWACFIVSISLIGLLTAVTGDLASHFGCTVGLKDSVTAVVFVALGTSVPDTFASKVAAIQDQYADASIGNVTGSNAVNVFLGIGVAWTIAAVYWQSKGKPFLVPPGSLAFSVTLFTILALVCVTILLYRRRPGVAGAELGGPRTAKLITTAIFVSFWLLYILMSSLDAYCYLPTF from the exons ATGGGGTGCCCCAGTCTTGGGGAACACACCACACTGGAGGTAGTCATCGAGGAGTCCTACGAGttcaag aacaCAGTGGATAAGCTGATCAAGAAGACTAACCTGGCTCTGGTGGTGGGGAGCAGCAGCTGGAGGGAGCAGTTTGTGAGCGCCGTGACTGTCAGCGCAG GCGATGAcgatgaggaggagagtggcGAGGAGCGGCTGCCCTCCTGCTTCGACTACATCATGCACTTCCTGACGGTGTTCTGGAAGGTTCTGTTCGCCTTCGTGCCGCCCACCGAGTACTGGAATGGCTGGGCCTGCTTCATCGTGTCCATCTCCCTCATCGGCCTCCTGACGGCCGTCACCGGAGACCTCGCATCACACTTCGGCTGCACCGTCGGCCTCAAGGACTCCGTCACCGCCGTGGTGTTTGTGGCCCTCGGGACATCCGTACCAG ACACCTTTGCCAGTAAAGTGGCAGCCATCCAGGACCAGTACGCCGACGCGTCCATCGGCAACGTGACGGGAAGCAATGCCGTCAACGTGTTCCTGGGCATCGGCGTGGCGTGGACCATCGCCGCCGTCTACTGGCAAAGCAAGGGCAAGCCCTTCCTCGTGCCGCCGGGCTCGCTGGCCTTCTCTGTGACCCTCTTCACCATCCtggcgctggtgtgtgtgacaatTCTGCTGTACCGCCGGCGGCCGGGGGTGGCCGGCGCGGAGCTGGGTGGGCCGCGCACCGCCAAGCTCATCACAACCGCGATCTTCGTCTCCTTCTGGCTCCTCTACATCCTGATGTCCTCGCTCGACGCCTACTGCTACTTGCCCACGTTCTGa